The region ACTTAAATTGACCGTTATCGCCGTTGCGGCATGCAGGGCCGCATCAGTGGATGTTCGCAAAGCAGTTTATTGCCAGggtatcattgttattattatgttcCAGGCTGTACGAGAAGCCATTGAAAGTACTAAACTCGTTGCATTATGCACTCGATTTCTCGGCGGAAACTTCGTTTCGCAGCCAAACTTATACGTGGACAACTGTCCAAGCTTTGGTTATTACACTATTTAAATTTAGTTGTTCCTACAGTAGCGCCCAATTTCTGGAAGAGGTTCGTGTCAAATTTTGGAACGAataacaaatatattatataataacgtAAAACTAAATCCTCCAAGTCCTCgtcaaatgaaatgaatacatttatattttctatttttttttttttttgagtctCCGTACGCATTGCATGCATACGGCTCTCTTTATTACTTTTTACTACTTCGGGAAATGAACACCCTAAGCTATCAATAACCTTACTGTTACCTACCAAACAGACTCGTATATACAAACTCCCTAAGAGGAACCAAATGACCTAACACGTACAACGGATTAGATCCGTATGGGTCTATCTCAAGTGTCTGTCTGGGCAGTATTGGCCCGAACATAAAATAAGGATAtctttattatatacaaaaacAAGCACGGAAATTCCTACCGGCACGAGTGGAAAAGGCGGGATAGTTCACGATAAATTCTCATGTTACACCGTATCGGAAGGGCGGGGGTAGTTTAGACAAATGAAAGgactcaaaattttatcagaacCTCCTTATTGGCCCTTAAGGATACTGGGAACCAATCAGGAAGTAGTTTAGATAACAGCACGCGAATCTTTGAAAAGCGTTGCTTTTAGAGAGTCGTCAGCCAGTCGTCAGACAGTCGTCATTCAGTCTTCAACAAGAAATCATTCTCTCAGTTTTAGATAATCCACTCGTATCAAGTCGAAGAGTCTGTTAAATATCCGTAAAAGGTCTTTTACGAAATCGATACATCAAGCGCTAAATGAATTCCGTGTTCTGTTACTTaaatataaactttttttttctcccattaTTCATAACTAAAACCATTTTAACCACCTTTATAAACATAAAttaaataagcgaataattgtGTTTTAAAACTTATATCATGAGTAAACCAATCAATTACCTTTAACGCATCCATTCAATTAATCCGTCTagcataattatttttcttttcttttgaaaccCCACAAATAAAGTAACACAGTTTACAAGCTAATAAAAGCTCAACAATCAGTCAATTAACACCGTATCCAGTCCTCGCCGAGCACGCAGAGCCGCCCCACAGAGCCCGAATCAACAGTTAACAACAAAAGGTAAGTGATCATTTTCAAGTGATCAAATTCCAATAACTCATATGCGGGAAAATTAGTCTGAACTAAGCGTTATATTTATGGAGTGGTTTGGTCATCAGCGAACCCAGCCCATAACAGTAGAAGTTCAAGATTTATACATGCGATAAGACGAGATATGCAATTTAACTAGTGTATCACAATACTTGAAACAGTTGGTTGAACTGAGCTCATGAATTGAGATGACATGTCTtcgattttaattaaattttcgatgaaaacaTTGACAGATCTTTCTGTTTTTAATAGTACAATCTGTGTGTCAGAATGCTCACTTTTGTCGACGATGACCTGCTACAAGATATATAATGGCTTATTGACTTAACATCTATTCTCTAAGTTACGATGCAGAGTTTACTttgtgtatttaaaaaattcacacttcATGAAAGTTGATTATTTGATTGACCGAAAGTCAgacaatattacaaaatttcatgtcgaaaataaaatgctAAAAATATTACGAGTCTTGTGTATTCAGTGTTGCTCCATACTTGTCCGGATCTAAAAACTTTTGCTCTTGAAGGAGTGATTTCGattgtacaataaaaaaattcccaaaatttttctacgGTTGAAAAGATTAAGATTctatttctgattatttgcAAAAGATACCGTAAAGTTGTACATTTATGTTGCTCATCACGTCATGCAGTATTTTCCAGAAATTAGTCACCAAATTTTCCAAGTCCAAGTAAGCTGTTTATCTTGTTAGCAGTTTTCACGATATGTGCTTTCactgtatttatattcaatgagaataaatttcctAGTAGAAAACGGAAGGTACTGATCTACAGTAAATATAGCAAGAAGTTATCATTGGACTGCGCATTACGAAACGAAACAAAGTTCGACTTACATAGGCGCTATATTTTAAGtcaagtaataaaataagactcggttatacatacatatgtaatacATGATACATATCATATAGCTACTGGAGagtattttatataaattatacaaaataataataaacaaatgcttaaatttattgttaaataattaaaataataataattattattcattatatattaaaattttcctcaacaacgaatattattatagataataagaataataattacgcaaaaaataaaaaaataataataataaaaatcgcaTTGACTCAAACAAATTGCCTTTTGCcgcattgtaaaaataaataaattcttcgGGAATGTTGAAATTCtcaatataatttatataatacatgtgttttattttttcgctaGTCGATGTACGTGTACAGATTActattcgattcaaacgagcGACTACTTGGTAGAAACCAGCGTTACATAAGACATAATTGGTAACTAAAATCATTAACACCCCAAATATTAGTGCAACAACTAAAGCTTAGGAaccaaattcttttttctgttacgtaaatattgaaattcagCAAGTTTTTAAATAGTTTCAACGATCGCCGTTCATCTAAATCGAATATACAAACTGTATTCGTATCACACTTATAGTTCAGTATGTGACAATACTTGATTCGTAAATATCAAAATtaggtgaaatgaaaaaaccgTGGCACCTAGGCTTACATATTTACGTACATATAACAAGTACAATAAGATGTCGAAAAATACCCAGCGTTCTACTTAAGATCTATTCAATCCTTGCCTTCCACCTAGTTGCACttagagaaatattttcagtagtCTTCATCGGGTTCACCACAGCTCAATTAATATAAgaacattattataatattaataattgtaataatagtaataataattcattacGTGAAAaggtttctttcttttcctaaAAGAAAAGGCAGTTTATTCCGTTGCCTTTTTGGCGACCAGCGTCAAAGTGCGTACAATTCGTACAAAATGACTTTATAAAATGGCGTTTAGCAAGCCCTAATTTTCAGAAATCCTTCTTTTTATCCTTTTCGCCGAGTATATTGTCGTGGTAGCTGATCTCCTGACCCGCAACAGCTGGATGAAGGTGATGCGGTTCAACGTCAATCTTCTCCTTGACGTCGGGGTCCAAAACAAGGGAATGATGGGGTCCTCGATGCATCGATCCGACGTGATGCGGCTTGTGTTCCGGTTCTCGCTTCTCAAGCTTGACGAGCAGTTCCTCAACGTTTTCGAAATTGTCTtgattaatttctctcatcaccggACTCACCTTCTCTGCACCTTCCGGTTCCTTCAACTGTCCCAGTAATTGCAGAACCTTTTCGGGGTCCAGTACCACATCCCTGGAATTATTTCCCGAAGCGTCGATTGTTGGTGTCAGCAATATGTCCGGAGTGTCGTCGACGATGTTCAAATTCTTGTCCAAATTTTCCTCAGGCAATGGCTCCTGCAGCAGCGGTGCGTAGTCCAACTTAATCTTCGATGTTTCGGTACAAGAACTACAGGAGCAATTTGTGATTATCTGCACCTGCTTTTGCATTGTGATCGGCTTGCTCTCCTCATCTTTGCAATCCAATGTCACCTAAAGgttgttgaaaacaaaacatataaatacacgTACGCATATACAGACATAAATCCTGGAACAACACGCCTTGGTACCGACGTTTCACCAAGTCCATGGTATCGTAAACGTCagagaatttttaatcaattgtGTAGGTTACTATTTTTCTAATCAACATAGTAAACATTTCGTTTACAATCGGTGACAACTGCTCGaaagtaataataacgattaCGTTTTTTGCTGACTAaacatttattcaattgaaatttaccGTAGACCAAAGAAGTAATAATGAGATTTCATCTTGAGACAAATTCCAAAAATGCGAGCAAGAAGATATCAATGTCTGTGAACTATTCTaactattattttcagctACCACAATcgataatgaaattaattatgcAACCGACGATAGTTTGATTGACAAAATGTTTGTACTGATGACGCGCAGTCACGTCACGTTCTGGTTGCAGTGAATGCCCGTTGAGTATGACTAAGATGAAGTGTACCACGATTGGAAAATCAACCAAACAAAACTACAACAAAATACCGAAGtgcatataggtatgtatacatcgAGAAAGTGTTTTCTTACCGTGTGCCAGATGCTGTCCAACGGTTGGCATGAATCGCAGTAAGGTCTTATGAGGTCACCAGGTGCTGAAGGTTCGCTGTGCGGTACCATATAAGAGAAGCACGCACCCACGCATACGTTATTATCCAATTCCTGGGAGGAACATTGCGGCGAGGTAACGACCTGCTTGATGGGGGTTGTCTTGCACCAGCTGTGCTTGTCGGGATAGAGTACGATGTTGTGCACCTGAAAACAACAACGCCCCAGTACCGCAGGTTAAATATCGGCGCAGTAAAAGGCAGGATGAAAATTTGCATATGGAATGGTTGGACGCAGAGCGGGGAAAGCCCCCACAAATTCTTCCTCGCATCAATAAACGCCAGGACGGCAGACATTTACGACTGGGAGGTGTACGGGTTACCGTGCAAGTTAGCCCAACTCGCCTTGTGTTTCTTTGTGACTTTTTAACGCGTTTGCTCGCTTAACCTTGTCCTCACCAATAAACCTTGTCTTCTAAACAAGCAGGATATAACGCCCTGCAGCAACTCTGGACCCGGGAAACCGAACGCCCCAGAATCATCACCTTCGATAAATAGTCTCTCGTGCTTGCTGTTTAACTGAAAAACATCCGACGACTGTTTTTGGCTACTATAAGCCGAAAAATCCTTAGCCGAACAA is a window of Neodiprion fabricii isolate iyNeoFabr1 chromosome 6, iyNeoFabr1.1, whole genome shotgun sequence DNA encoding:
- the LOC124185388 gene encoding uncharacterized protein LOC124185388, with the protein product MGLTTISTFLAILTVQFSLLRAHREHKVHNIVLYPDKHSWCKTTPIKQVVTSPQCSSQELDNNVCVGACFSYMVPHSEPSAPGDLIRPYCDSCQPLDSIWHTVTLDCKDEESKPITMQKQVQIITNCSCSSCTETSKIKLDYAPLLQEPLPEENLDKNLNIVDDTPDILLTPTIDASGNNSRDVVLDPEKVLQLLGQLKEPEGAEKVSPVMREINQDNFENVEELLVKLEKREPEHKPHHVGSMHRGPHHSLVLDPDVKEKIDVEPHHLHPAVAGQEISYHDNILGEKDKKKDF